The Astyanax mexicanus isolate ESR-SI-001 chromosome 8, AstMex3_surface, whole genome shotgun sequence sequence cagtaaaataaaggttttattctCTTTACCTGGGCAGCACCAGCTGGCGGTTGACCTTCTTTATGTTCTTTCTCCACTCCTGGACCTTGCTGCCACTCAGCTCTTTGATGAGGGCAGACAGCGGCATGTCCTTTTCGAATGAAGACACCAGGAGCATGCTCATTGAGTCTCCTTCATAGGGTACCTCAATAACATCGTAATCAACACCTTCCTTCGTCACAAACTCACCTGGAGGATGAGACAGGCAATATTTAAAACAATGGCAATAGCTGTATAAATATTAGAGCTTATATATCAATGTATTTcttaatcattcattcattcattcatccaataATCATTACTAAGGCTGGACTGATATAAAATATTAGCTTAAATAAtgtttttggccaaaaaaattaCACTGCAATTGTTTTGATAAACAAAGATTTTCTGACTAAATTAGAATTTAAGtttcattatgaaaaaaaataaacagcattATAAGGATCAACAGGAATTCTGCAAGTAAATTCATGAAACCTTAAAATAAGCCAATTTAATTGGTCACAcccaaaacattacattacactaattCCATTACATTCTCACCGTAGTTAAATTTATTGGTGGTTCTCATCATTGGCACTGGCAGTGTGCTACCATTAGGACCATGGAACATCATCTCCATGGTCAGGCTGGGGTCGAAGGGTGTCATCCAGAGGCCGTGAAAGTGAAGCGCGTTTAACAGCACCAAGCGAGTCTGCTGACTCAGAAGTCCGGACGGCAGGAAGTTTGGAATCATGcctgagagaagagagagggcaGAGTTCAGGACTTGTTCAGTAGCACGTGAGATCTCCACATGTACACAGTGTACTCTGACATAATCTTTCAAACGGAACCATTTAATcataaaaacaagacaaacaaaaGATTCTAATAAGGTAGAGTTAATCATCACACTCTGAAAAATGAAAGGCTGGTTTCAATTTAATTACAATTGACAAATAACAtcaaaaaacacattataaaaaaattatctaaattcattatcatttataattgcacaaacacatacacagtctcacacaaaaggaaaaaaaaagcacacacacacctccggTTCTGTCTGACGTCCAGGCGTTGATGACCTGCTGGGCAGTCTTTGGCTTGCTAAAGTCCACCTGGTGAGGGACACTCTGAAATGCTTTTGTAAGGCTGCGTCGGAAGGGCTTCTCCAACATCAGCTTTCTGTCCACCATGACGCCACTAGCCACCTCCACTCCGTGTTCACTGGACAGGTCTCTGTGAAGAAGCCTCTGTTGTCGTGGCATTCCACGATCTGGAGAAAGTACAGAAATTATAGGTTTCTATATAATTCTTGGATTGGAATCAGGGAAAATCCATTTATTTGGTGCATAAAAACAATTTTCCCTCCATTCTTACCTTGCAGAGAATAGCCCATGTGCTCTTTGAGTGTCTTTAGAGTGCTGCCATAAGCTCCCAGCTGGACCATTCCCATCACGGAGGAGATGCCGTAGGGTGACATGGCAAAGTTTTCATCTTGATGGGAGTGAGCAGCTTCTGAGAACAGCCGCAGTCCAAAATCCGTCTGCTGCTTCTGCAGGAAGGTGCCCATCGCTGACCCATAAAAGGCAAGGGTCATCAGTACACAGAGTGTCTGCATTCTGCATAAGGAGAGAATGGATAAGAATATGAAATCTAGACATACTGTTTGAGTAACATGCTGAATTAATCAGTTAATTCATGAATAAATGAACCACaatgagtaaatgaatgaatgaatgaacatgtGGTACTACTACACTATATTTAGTGCCTTAAGCTGTACTGGAATCAACAGCATAATTCACCCATATCTAATGTGGCGCTTCCTGTCCTTTAATCCTGTCCTTGGCATCTGCTACAATCACCGTTTTAAGCTATTAAACTCCCTCACAACCAAAAGTGGTTGACGCCAGTAGCCATCACACTCAGACAGACCTGAAGGAGCTCATAAGTGTGTCTGAAAGGCACGTATTCTTCTCTATGTACTTAAACACCCACAATGTAAATTCAGTGCTGCTGTTCCTAAATGCTTACCTTGAGTCACCTTTCCATCTCTCTGCAGGTCTATTCACGAATCCGCTAAAATGAACACACCTAGCTACGTGACCTATTCCGACAATTACCAAGCTTTGTAAAACCAAGATTTTGTAcattattatatatctatattataaAATCAGTTGCAATACACTGGCATATTTTAACATGGCAAGTTAAATAGCCTTAAACTCAAGTGGCTTTTTATATGGAAAGTCTACATGGAGTCAACAACAACTGCGTCAACTATTGTCACAATACTTTTTGAAGAAATTTTAGTGGAGGTAATCTCTTGACAAAGCCAATACAGTACCCCTAGCTCTAAAACATAAGTCCTTGATCTGTAGCCTAAATTTGGATTTTTAATTTTAAGGTGACTTGAATATAAAACTACAAGACAaagttcaaaaataaaaaatacaagaaaagatTTTACTCTACAAGTTTGACAACACAATTATCCCCATATAACATTTTCTACACAATGAAAATCAAgcctaaaaaaaacaacttttgtcCAAAAAGTGCAAGCAAACCATAACCCATACCTGAAAGTCTGGAAGTAGTAGTCTCAGTGGATCTAAGCTTGTAGATGTGCCTTCTCCTTGTGCCTATCCAGCATGGACTGAACGAGCAATtgcctctcttctctttttaaaGAACTCAGGACCCAGAACCCCTCCCCCTAAATGCGGAACGGAAGTTATGAAGTCATCTCTGTCTGCTTTTCCAGCCTGAGCCACCCCTACTCCTGCGCTCtgtttcacacagacacacacacacacacacacacacacacacacactcacactcaaacaCGATTTTCTCTCTTCTTCAACAGACTCAACTAAACCGAGTCATGCTGTTCCCCCCAGGGAGCTCCGCTGCTGACTTTGACAGGATTTGGCAGCAGTTTAGACTCAGTGAACGCTCTGAGAGTGTTTGCTAATTAAATTACAaacccactcactcacccacgCACTGTGTTACACTACACACTAATATAGCCTCAGTGCCCCAGTGCGAGACTAGTGAAAATAGATGGGTCTGGTTTTAATAAAAATGCAGAGTTTTATAATAACAATGAAATGCTCTGTCTAAACAAAGTGGGGGATATTAATGATCTAGGTCTACTCTGTCCATAGGGTGCtgttggtttggatattttttgtttatgtagTGATGCATACACCACTCATACTTTCTGAGTTGACTACTTAAACCACATCAAACTATATCATACATAACTTGTTTAAAAAGGCACTGACCATTGCCAAATTCATATAGAAATtgtacaattattttaaatatgtttatttttacacattctttaatttttattttttattactactaatatatttttattattttattttttattacactttacatttgtttatacagtaccagttaaaggtttggacacaccttctttttccaacattgtaaatgaatactgaagtcattcagactatgaaggaacacatgaggaatcatttagtaacttaaaagtgttaaacgaaccaaaatactctgtgaaccatttaggtgctcttttctGGCATGATGTTAACTTATCCTGtaaaacagaggtaactcttggtcttaccttcctggggctgtcctgatgagggccagtttcatcataatgtttttgatagtctttgcgactgcacttgagggtacTTTTGGAGTTCTTGGAatattttttaaaggattttttgttttcttagttgagtagttcctgccataatatggattggaacattacttaaatagcatcattcactgtataccaactgtttgcctcttcacaactttacaactgatgctcttaaacacattaaagagGGCACAGATCTTACAAATATCATTCATTTaaactctatttttttaaataacctctAATATGCTTCTAAAATTAGCAATTGACCAACTGGTTATTTCCATATTAATCTGTCTGTGACATTTATAGAATAATACTTATCTTAACTCCACCTGCTCCTCTTGTGTTATCTGTTTCTGACAATAGGAGGATGGCTTCTCCCTTTGACTCTTCTTTTTTTGGCTCTGGTTGAGTTTTCCAATGTCTCATCCTTGGCTTGCTCATTAGAGGCATGAACCCGGAACCCCTAATGAGAAGAGGACCTGAAAGGAAACACAACCAAAATCCTTTCTTCTTATGTGGCCTAATCAAGAACATCAGTCAAAGCCAAAATTCACCAGTGGGCCCCTCTGGTGAAAATGACACATCACACTGCCATATTTGGAACTACAGATCCAGCATTCCATGGGGCATGCTCACGGACTGAGCTGCATGCCCCAAGTTCTACAGATGACTGAGCGTCTGGCGACAGAGAGACGAGAGTAAAAGGAGGAATATAAAAGAGGGAGAGCGGCTGTGTTTCACATTTACACCAGCCGGCTATGATACGATGATATCAACATGCCTCATATGACTCGATATGTCTGTACCTGAAGATGCAGAAAGAAGATAAAATGTATAAAggaaacattacattaaaataaagactttttaagcTATTATTTTTCATTGTTTAATGAAAGATACTAATTTGGAATTGATTTTTCATCAATATTTTAAGGATTGTACCATAAACATTACCAAAAAGCTTCCTTTAACAGTCCTAACAGTTTTATAAAtcaactttaaaatattttagaacatTTACGTGATGTGATGGTTTCTTTAAATCTTAAATCTCCTTAAATTGAATGTCTTAAATGTTCACACAGCTTTTTAAGATTCATACACTTTTGAGTTATTAGAAaaccaacatgtttttttttttcctgtgccaTATATACTAGTTAGATTTTGCTATGCACTGTAGAACAGTATACATTGAAGTTACATCATGTGGTGGTTATCTACTGGACTATCATGTGGTGGTTATctacttttttgctttttggtACCTGGTTTCTGGTTAATTTTCCTTTAACACACCTCCCCCTGCAATGTTTTTCGCAACTCTCAATGTATAATTATGTCAGCCACCaatccaaatatatatttttatccttTTCTAAAGATAACAGCATAATTTTACAAACTGCCATTGCGAGACAgataaaaacaaatgtgattgCTAATGTTGCTTGGAAATTTTGTGCTGCTAGATATCTGCATTGCGCAGTTTAGAGTGAATGTTCTCTCTGGCCAAATCAgcacacatatttttttaatatatcacaGTTTAGTCCCTACTCAGCTCGCTTGAAACCACAAGCATGCAGGAGTAAAAGCACTAACTTTCAGGTATCAGGTACCAGATTTGCCCAAAAGATAAACCAGGTAGTCAAGTCAAGGGCTGCAGTTTATACACAGCATCCAGCGAGTTGTAAAAAGAGGCACTCATCGTATTATGCACAacaaccggggttttggcacaagcTTCTTGAGCCAACAGTTGTATTATACACAGGAACCGTTGTTTGAGACAAGCTCCTCTGAtagattgctgtattatactcagcagccgggtaTTGGCACAAGTGGTGCAGACCGATTGCTGTATTATAATCAGCAATCAAGCTATACAGTCCAATTAACATATTATAATTGAC is a genomic window containing:
- the serpine1 gene encoding plasminogen activator inhibitor 1 → MQTLCVLMTLAFYGSAMGTFLQKQQTDFGLRLFSEAAHSHQDENFAMSPYGISSVMGMVQLGAYGSTLKTLKEHMGYSLQDRGMPRQQRLLHRDLSSEHGVEVASGVMVDRKLMLEKPFRRSLTKAFQSVPHQVDFSKPKTAQQVINAWTSDRTGGMIPNFLPSGLLSQQTRLVLLNALHFHGLWMTPFDPSLTMEMMFHGPNGSTLPVPMMRTTNKFNYGEFVTKEGVDYDVIEVPYEGDSMSMLLVSSFEKDMPLSALIKELSGSKVQEWRKNIKKVNRQLVLPRFSIDTEVDLKSTLSKLGLGDIFSQSKADFSRITTEEPLCVSDVLQRVKIEVKEDGTKGSSATAAIIYSRMAVEEHIMDRPFLFLIQHKPTGSVLFMGQVNQPQKH